The following are encoded together in the Candidatus Tumulicola sp. genome:
- a CDS encoding lytic transglycosylase domain-containing protein gives MRRLLAMFGSLSLLYACSGSGYIPYGSHSLAPSQIRSLVSGASQETGVPQGLINAVVMAESAGNPSAISSAGAQGLMQLMPGTSSGCGISDAFDPQQNVHCGTSYLHSLLRRYHNNVTLAVAAYNAGPGAVDRYHGVPPYAETRAYVTRVISAYRSY, from the coding sequence ATGCGGCGATTACTCGCGATGTTCGGCTCGTTGAGCCTCCTGTACGCCTGCAGCGGCTCGGGCTATATTCCGTATGGCTCGCACTCGCTCGCCCCGTCGCAGATTCGCTCGCTCGTGTCGGGCGCATCGCAGGAGACCGGCGTGCCGCAAGGGCTCATCAACGCGGTCGTTATGGCCGAGTCGGCCGGCAATCCGTCCGCGATTAGTTCGGCTGGCGCGCAAGGGCTGATGCAACTGATGCCGGGCACCTCGTCCGGCTGCGGTATTTCGGATGCCTTCGATCCGCAGCAGAACGTGCATTGCGGAACGAGCTACCTGCACTCGCTGTTGCGCCGTTATCACAATAACGTGACGCTGGCGGTCGCGGCGTACAACGCCGGACCAGGCGCGGTAGACCGGTACCACGGCGTTCCGCCGTATGCCGAAACGCGTGCGTACGTTACGCGCGTGATCTCGGCATAC
- a CDS encoding aspartyl protease family protein: MNVNRLAACMGAFFACLGPAAVQAAPTDDQTAALLAASRAALGGSAVENVSGLEVTSKISFGGLTGTDISWQAIGRPLSAESYNTPPVSGGDGYDGTDVWNLDGSGLVSVDGGDAGRSATISGDFMSSYALWTANNGGATVRSAGVQTAAGNQYDVLEVTAPNSLVPFQLWLDRTTHLPWRSVQSIGPIVSTSTYSDYRPVNGLQIPYSVESATSDGNSTSVTVTSVVANPPDLDAHLKKPASNVHDFSIVGGGTQTSVPFDLVDNHVYLSLLLNGRGPYRFILDTGGANYVDPAVAREIGAAGHGSVQGGGVGNTTESLAFANVDSMQIGTAKITNQLFAVAPTRQGFGIAGGQRVDGLIGFEVLSRFVTTFDYAGNTVIFQMPDAATVPAGANVVPFVLDGRQPQFPCTIDSIAAQCTLDTGSRSSISLMTPWIAAHPQVVPSKMSGIGVNGFGVGGGAMGRLGRIKTLGFGNFILSNVITDFSAAQKGAFAAPFVAGNVGGAVFKRFSLTLDYEKQTMALTSNNAFMTPDDYERAGLFLINRNGTAVVYDVRPQTAAASAGFVKGDTIDSIGGKPAAGMSLQAVRELFFQPAGTQLQIGVTHKDGTHATLTLTLQDFV; encoded by the coding sequence ATGAACGTTAACCGTCTCGCTGCTTGTATGGGCGCCTTTTTTGCGTGCCTCGGGCCCGCCGCCGTGCAGGCCGCTCCCACCGACGACCAAACGGCGGCTCTGCTCGCTGCCTCGCGCGCCGCTCTGGGCGGTTCGGCGGTCGAAAACGTGTCGGGACTCGAGGTTACTTCGAAGATCAGCTTCGGGGGGCTGACGGGCACCGACATTTCGTGGCAAGCAATCGGACGGCCGCTCTCGGCGGAGTCCTACAACACGCCACCGGTGTCGGGCGGCGATGGCTACGACGGGACCGACGTGTGGAACCTCGACGGTTCCGGACTCGTGTCGGTGGATGGCGGCGACGCCGGCAGATCGGCTACGATTAGCGGCGACTTCATGTCGAGCTACGCATTATGGACGGCGAATAACGGTGGCGCGACGGTTCGCTCGGCCGGCGTTCAGACGGCCGCTGGAAACCAGTACGATGTGCTCGAAGTGACCGCTCCCAACTCGCTCGTTCCATTTCAACTGTGGTTGGACCGAACGACGCATTTGCCGTGGCGATCCGTGCAATCGATCGGGCCGATCGTGTCGACCTCTACCTACTCGGATTACCGTCCGGTCAATGGACTGCAGATCCCTTATTCGGTCGAGTCGGCAACCAGCGATGGAAACTCGACCTCCGTCACCGTTACCTCGGTTGTGGCAAACCCGCCGGACCTCGACGCGCATCTCAAAAAGCCCGCGTCGAACGTTCACGACTTCTCGATCGTCGGCGGCGGAACGCAGACCAGCGTTCCGTTCGATTTGGTCGACAACCACGTGTATCTGTCGCTGCTCCTGAACGGACGCGGCCCGTACCGCTTCATCCTCGATACCGGCGGCGCGAACTACGTCGATCCGGCGGTTGCGCGCGAGATCGGCGCGGCCGGCCACGGCTCGGTACAAGGCGGCGGCGTCGGCAACACGACCGAATCGCTGGCCTTCGCCAACGTCGACAGCATGCAGATCGGCACGGCAAAAATCACCAACCAGTTGTTTGCGGTGGCTCCGACGCGCCAGGGCTTCGGCATCGCCGGCGGTCAGCGCGTCGATGGTCTGATCGGCTTTGAAGTGCTGTCGCGCTTCGTCACGACCTTCGACTACGCCGGCAACACGGTAATCTTCCAAATGCCGGATGCGGCAACGGTGCCGGCCGGAGCAAACGTCGTCCCCTTCGTACTGGACGGACGCCAACCGCAGTTTCCGTGCACCATCGACTCGATCGCCGCGCAGTGTACGCTCGATACCGGTTCGCGCTCTTCGATTTCGTTGATGACGCCGTGGATAGCGGCGCACCCGCAGGTCGTTCCGTCGAAGATGAGCGGCATCGGCGTCAATGGTTTCGGTGTGGGCGGTGGCGCGATGGGCCGTTTAGGGCGGATCAAAACGCTCGGCTTCGGCAACTTCATTCTGTCGAACGTTATCACCGATTTCAGCGCGGCGCAGAAGGGTGCGTTCGCAGCACCGTTCGTTGCCGGCAATGTCGGCGGCGCCGTGTTCAAACGCTTTAGCCTCACGCTGGATTACGAGAAGCAGACGATGGCGCTCACCTCCAACAACGCCTTCATGACGCCCGACGACTACGAGCGCGCCGGCCTCTTCCTGATTAATCGTAACGGTACGGCCGTCGTTTACGACGTGCGGCCGCAGACGGCGGCGGCGAGCGCGGGATTCGTTAAAGGCGATACCATCGATTCGATCGGAGGAAAGCCGGCTGCCGGTATGAGTCTGCAGGCGGTGCGGGAGCTCTTCTTCCAGCCGGCCGGTACGCAACTGCAAATCGGCGTCACGCATAAAGACGGAACCCATGCCACGCTCACGTTGACCTTACAAGACTTCGTCTAA